CGCCATACCCAGTTTCCTGCCTCAGGATGTGCGGGATTCCTGGCCCGGTTTTTTGCCGCGGCAGACGGTGGTGCTCGGCCTCGATCTGCAGGGCGGCTCGCATCTGCTGCTACAGGTGGACGAAGGCGGCATCGTTACCGAGCGGTTGCAGACCTTGCGGCGCGACGTGCGCAATACGTTGGCCAACCAGAACGGCATCGGCAACATCATCACCACCGACGAGCCCAGCCGGACCCTGTCGGTCGAGCTCACCGATCCGACGCAGCGCGACGCGGCGCGCACCGCGATCGAGGCACTGCAGAACAATATTAGCAATTCGCTGATCGCCGTTGGCGGCACCCAGGAACTGTCATTTGGCGAGACCGCCGATGGCAAGCTGACGGTTTCGCTCACCCCGGAAGGCATTACCGAGCGCACCTCGGCGTTGGTGGCCCAGTCGATCGAGGTCATCCGCAAGCGCGTCGACGAATTGGGCACCACCGAACCGTCGATCCAGCGCCAGGGCACCAATCGCGTGCTGGTGCAGGTTCCCGGCTTTGGCGACAGCCAGCGCCTCAAGGACATTATTTCCCGCACGGCGCGCCTTACCTTCCACATGGTCTATCCCGGCATGACCGCTGCCCAGGCCGAGGCCCAGGGCCTGCCGGCCGGCACGATGATCCTGCCCAGCCAGGATGGCGGCAGCGAACTGCTTTATGAAGATGTCGCCCTTGGCGGCGAATCGCTGGTTGATGCCCAGCCCAGCTATGACCAGCAGCGGGCCATGCCCGTGGTCAGTTTCCGCTTCGATACCCGCGGCGCCATTACCTTTGGCCAGATCACCTCGTCCAATGTCGGCAAGCGCTTTGCCATCGTGCTCGACGATCAGGTCATCACCGCGCCGGTCATCCAGTCCGCTATTACTGGCGGCACCGGCCAGATCAGCGGCAGCTTCACCACGGCAACGGCCAATGATCTGGCTGTCCTGCTGCGCGCCGGTGCCTTGCCGGCCTCGCTTGACGTCGTCGAGGAGCGCACGGTTGACGCCAGCCTGGGTGCCGACTCCATCCAGCATGGCCTGACGGCCGGTATCGTCGCGGCGACGCTGGTCGTTGCCTTCATGATTGTTGCCTACGGTCTGTTCGGCGTCTTTGCCAATATCTCGCTCATCCTCAACATCGTGCTGATCTTCGGCGCGCTGTCGATGCTGGGCGCCACGCTGACCCTGCCCGGTATTGCCGGCATTGTGCTGACCATCGGCATGGCGGTCGACGCCAACGTGCTGATCTACGAGCGCATGCGAGAGGAACAGAAGTCCGGAAAGTCGCCGCTGCAGGCGATCAATGCGGGCTTCGCGCGGGCCTGGGGGACGATTATCGACTCTCATCTGACCCAGCTGATCGCCGCCGTCGTGCTGTACTTCCTCGGCTCAGGCCCGGTTCAGGGTTTTGCCGTAACACTGGCTCTAGGCATTCTGACGTCGCTGTTCACGTCCTACACGGTGACGCTGTATTTCGTGGGCATGTGGTATCGGGCGCGCCGGCCCAAGACGCTGAAGATCCAGCATTTCCGCTTCATTCCGGACGGCACTAGAATTCCGTTCATGAAGATCAGCCGCTATGTGATCGCCTTTTCGATCGTGGCCAGCTTGCTCTCGATCGGCTCTGCCTATTTCAAGGGCTTCAACCTCGGCATCGACTTTGTCGGCGGTACGGCCATCGTCATCCAGCATGATGGCGGCCCGGCCGATGTCGGCAGTGTGCGCGAAATTCTTGCCGGCCTCGAGCTGGGCGAGGTGCAGGTGCAGGGCTTTGGTACACCAGAGGATGTGCTGGTGCGCGTGCAGGCCCAGGAAGGCGGCCAGGATGCCGACCAGGTGGCCGTGGCCAAGGTACGTGAGGCCTTGGCGACCGAAAACTACACCATCCGCAGTACCGAGGCCGTCAGCGGCACCGTGTCGAGCGAGCTGGCCTGGAAGGGCACTATCGCGGTCGTCATCGCCCTGCTGGCCATCCTAGTCTATATCTGGTTCCGCTTCGAATGGCAGTTCGCCATGGCGGCGGTCACGACCACTACGCATGATATCATCATGACGATCGGGCTCTATTCGCTGACGGGGCTGGAGTTCAACCTTACCTCCATCGCGGCGGTGCTGACATTGGTGGGTCTGTCGCTCAACGAAACCGTGGTGATTTCTGACCGCGTGCGAGAGAACCTCCGAAAGCACCGCAAGATGCCGCTGCCCGAGCTGATCGACATGTCGATCAACCAGACCATCGTGCGCACGTCGCTGACCTCGTTCACAGTGTTCCTGGCGCTGATTCCGCTGGTGATCTTCGGTGGCGAAGTCATTCGCAGCTTCACCATCGCCATGACCTTCGGCGTGTTCGTGGGCATGTACTCCTCGATCATCGTCAACGGCCCGATCCTGATCAATTTCGGCCTCAAGGCGAAGTCGGAAAATGACGAAGACGGCAAGGGCAAGCTGGCCGACGGGTCGGCGGTCTGAAGGCCCTGGAGATGACGCTTCCCGGTGCCGGCCACTTTCCGCAGCAGGTCGGCATCGATGCCTATGGCAATAGCGGTTTCCGCTTTGCCGAGATGTCGCATCGCGGCTCTCTGCTGTGCCTGCCCACGGGCATGCTGGGCTGGGCCGTGACGACGCCGGCAGAGATCACGCTGGACAGCCTGACGCCGTTGATTGCCGCGGCTGACGACATCGACGTCCTCATGATCGGGCTGGGTCACGACATTACCGGTCTGTCGCCGGATGTACGGGCGGCGCTGCGCGCGCATGGCATCATCGTCGAGGCCATTACCACGGGCAGTGCGGTGCGGACCTATAATGTACTGCTCGCCGAACACCGCGCCGTGGCCGCGGCCTTGATCGCAGTCGACCGGGTTCGCTGAGATGAGTGCAGAGAGTTTTGCCCATGCCGCCGAAGCCCTGCGCGGCGGCGACCGCGACCGTTACCTCGCCACGCTGGTTCTCAACGGTCCGCATCGCGATGGGGTCACCGCGCTCTATGCCTTCAACGCCGACATTGCCTCGATCCGTGAACGGGTCTCCGGGCCCGTGCCGGGGGAAATGCGCCTGCAGTGGTGGAATGATGCGCTTGAGGGTGAGGGGCACGGCGCCGTGCGCCAGAACCCGGTAGCGGACGCATTGCTCGACACGCTGGCGCGTTACTCTTTGCCCAATGGTACGCTGCTGCGCCTCATCGGCGCCCGACGGTTTGATCTCTATGACGATCCCATGCCCGATCTTGAGACTTTCGAGGGCTATGCGGGCGAGACGGTCTCCACGCTCTACCAGCTGACCGCCATGATCCTCAATGACGGCGAGACCATCGAGACCGGTGATGCCGCGGGGCATCTGGGCGTCGCCCATGCCATGATCGGCCACTTGCGGGCCTTCGGTCCCGTTTCCGGGCAGGGACGCATCATGCTGCCCTGGTCGATATTGCAGGCCAATGGGGTGCGTGAGGGCGAGATTTTCTCCGGCGTCGAAAGCGAGGGCTTGTCCGAAGCTTTGGGGCAGATCAGCGAGCTGGCCGGTGGTCATTTGGCCAAGGCAGAGGCGGCAATTGCCGTTCTGCCGGGTCACCTCAAGCCGGCCTTTGCGCCGATTGCCGTGCTAAAGGCGCAGTTCAACCTGCTGCAGCGCCATTCCGGCGGTCCGTTTGAAGCAAAGCCGGACGATGCCGACTGGCGCAAGATCACCCGGCTGACCTGGTGGACCTGGCGCAACCTCTAGAGGCGGTCTTTGCCGAAAGCCACGAACTCGCCGGAAAGGCGTCCCGCGGTCTTGCCCTCATAGTCCAGCAGTGCCGTGATGCTGATCCGGGCCAGGCCCTTGCGAGTCAGCATGGTCATGAAGCGGGACCAGTCCTGATTGCCATCCAGTGTGGCGCGGGCGGTGAAGTCGCCGGCAATCGGGGCGAGATATTCCATGCTATTGCGCTGGATGACTACGCGGCTGGGCTGGCCGGCGGCTGTCAGCCGCAGATGCACCAGGCACCAGGCCGACAGAATGGCCACCGCCGACGCGCTGCCGCCGAAGACGGTATCCCGATGGTTGATATTGGGCGCCAGCGGGGCGCCCAGCACCACGGCGTCATCAGCAATCGACACCACCCGCACGTCCATCGCCCGCGAGAGCGGAATGTGGTCATGCAGGTAAGTCTCGAGTGCGGCCAGTGTCATGCCCAGGCCTTGAGATCTTCAAGCGCCCGCGAGGTGATCGCCTTGCGCTTGGCCTGGGTCTTGTCGGTACCGCGCCAGCGTCCGACCAGGTCCTCGGGCCTCGTCACCGTCACGGGCGGAAACAGGCCGAAATTGACGTTCATCGGCTGGAAGCTACGGGCGCCGCTATAGCTGTCGGATTCGATGTGGCCGCCGGTGATATGGGCGACGAGGGCACCGAGAGCCGTCGTATTGGGCGGCGTCGCCATGGTCTCGCCCCGCGCCTCGGCGGCAGCGAGGCGGCCGGTTATGAGGCCGACCGCAGCGCTTTCCACATAGCCTTCGACGCCGGTGACCTGGCCGGCAAATCGGATGCGCGGATCGGCCTTGAGCTTGAGATCGGGTCCCAACACCTTGGGGGAGTTGAGGAATGTATTGCGATGCAGGCCGCCCAGCCGGGCGAACTGGGCGTTTTCGAGGCCCGGGATCATGCGCAGAATTTCGGCCTGCACGCCGTAGCGCATCTTGGTCTGGAAGCCGACCATGTTCCACAGCGTGCCCAGCGCATTGTCCTGCCGCAGCTGCACGATGGCGTAGCTCTTGACCAACGGGTCGCGGGGATTGGTCAGGCCGACCGGCTTCATGGGGCCGTGCCGCAGGGTTTCGACGCCGCGTTCCGCCATCACTTCGATGGGGAGGCAGCCGTCGAAATAGGGGACCTTTTCCCAGTCCTTGAACTCATGCAGCGGCGCGACCTTGAGCGCCTCGACAAAGGCAAAATACTGCTCCTTGTTCATGGGGCAGTTGAGGTAATCGGCGCCGGTACCGCCGGGGCCGGCCTTGTCATAGCGCGACTGTGCCCAGACAATATCCATATTGATGCTGTCGAAATGCACGATCGGGGCGATGGCGTCAAAGAAGGCCAGGGAATCTTCGCCCGTCTTGGCCAGAATGGCCTCCGCCATGGCCGGCGAGGTGAGGGGGCCGGTGGCAATGATGACATTGCGCCAGTCCTGGGGCGGCATGCCGGCGACTTCCTCGCGCGCCATGGTGATATTGGGATGGTTTTCGATGGCCTGCGTCACCGCGGCAGAAAATCCATGCCGATCAACGCCCAAGGCCCCACCAGCCGGAATCTGCGTCTTGTCGGCGCAGGCCATGATCAGCGAATTGCAGCGCCGCATTTCTTCATGCAGCAGGCCGACGGCATTGTGCTCGGCGTCGTCGGAGCGAAAACTGTTAGAGCAGACCAGTTCGGCGAGGCTGTCGGTCTGGTGCGCATCGGTACTGCGCACGGGGCGCATTTCGTGCAGGATGACCTTGGCGCCGGCCTCGGCCGCCTGCCAGGCGGCCTCCGAGCCGGCGAGACCGCCGCCGATAATGTGGATGGGTTCTGAATTGGACATGCCCGGCAGATAGCAAGCGCGGCCGGTCGGCGCAACTGACACTTGCGCGGGTGCGGATACGCTGTGCTCCGCACAAGTCAACGGCCTGGCTTTCGCCAGGCCGTTGATCGGATGGATCGGCAGTTGCGCCCCTATGGCTAGGCGGCGCGGCGCTCGTGCCGGCCTTCGAGGATTTCCTCGGCAATCTTGGCGCAGAAGGCGGGCAGGTCATCCGGCTTGCGGCTGGTGACGAGACCCTGATCAGAGACCACTTCACTGTCTTCCCAGAGGCCGCCGGCATTGATGACATCGGTCTTGATGGAGGCGTAGGACGTCACCTTGCGGCCCTTGACGATGCCAGCCTCGACCAGCAGCCAGGGCGCGTGACACACCGCAGCGACAACTTTCTTCTGCGTCCAGAATGACTTGATGAGGTCGAGAACCTTTGTCTCGACGCGCAGCAGGTCGGGATTGATCTGGCCGCCGGGCAGGACGATCGCGTCGTAGTCGTCGGCGGTGATAGCGTCGACCGTCTTGTCTACCGGCACGGCCTTGCCCCAATCGTCCTTGTCCCAACCCTTGATCTCGCCGGCCTCAAGGGAAACGACGTGGACCGTGGCGCCGGCCTCGCGCAGGGTGGTGAGCGGTACTTCGAGCTCGGACTGCTCGAAACC
This sequence is a window from Devosia beringensis. Protein-coding genes within it:
- a CDS encoding YiiD C-terminal domain-containing protein, whose protein sequence is MTLAALETYLHDHIPLSRAMDVRVVSIADDAVVLGAPLAPNINHRDTVFGGSASAVAILSAWCLVHLRLTAAGQPSRVVIQRNSMEYLAPIAGDFTARATLDGNQDWSRFMTMLTRKGLARISITALLDYEGKTAGRLSGEFVAFGKDRL
- the trmFO gene encoding methylenetetrahydrofolate--tRNA-(uracil(54)-C(5))-methyltransferase (FADH(2)-oxidizing) TrmFO — its product is MSNSEPIHIIGGGLAGSEAAWQAAEAGAKVILHEMRPVRSTDAHQTDSLAELVCSNSFRSDDAEHNAVGLLHEEMRRCNSLIMACADKTQIPAGGALGVDRHGFSAAVTQAIENHPNITMAREEVAGMPPQDWRNVIIATGPLTSPAMAEAILAKTGEDSLAFFDAIAPIVHFDSINMDIVWAQSRYDKAGPGGTGADYLNCPMNKEQYFAFVEALKVAPLHEFKDWEKVPYFDGCLPIEVMAERGVETLRHGPMKPVGLTNPRDPLVKSYAIVQLRQDNALGTLWNMVGFQTKMRYGVQAEILRMIPGLENAQFARLGGLHRNTFLNSPKVLGPDLKLKADPRIRFAGQVTGVEGYVESAAVGLITGRLAAAEARGETMATPPNTTALGALVAHITGGHIESDSYSGARSFQPMNVNFGLFPPVTVTRPEDLVGRWRGTDKTQAKRKAITSRALEDLKAWA
- a CDS encoding type 1 glutamine amidotransferase domain-containing protein, with the translated sequence MQNLSGKTIAIVATNGFEQSELEVPLTTLREAGATVHVVSLEAGEIKGWDKDDWGKAVPVDKTVDAITADDYDAIVLPGGQINPDLLRVETKVLDLIKSFWTQKKVVAAVCHAPWLLVEAGIVKGRKVTSYASIKTDVINAGGLWEDSEVVSDQGLVTSRKPDDLPAFCAKIAEEILEGRHERRAA
- the secD gene encoding protein translocase subunit SecD, whose translation is MQFSPVRTAIIAFVALMGVLFAIPSFLPQDVRDSWPGFLPRQTVVLGLDLQGGSHLLLQVDEGGIVTERLQTLRRDVRNTLANQNGIGNIITTDEPSRTLSVELTDPTQRDAARTAIEALQNNISNSLIAVGGTQELSFGETADGKLTVSLTPEGITERTSALVAQSIEVIRKRVDELGTTEPSIQRQGTNRVLVQVPGFGDSQRLKDIISRTARLTFHMVYPGMTAAQAEAQGLPAGTMILPSQDGGSELLYEDVALGGESLVDAQPSYDQQRAMPVVSFRFDTRGAITFGQITSSNVGKRFAIVLDDQVITAPVIQSAITGGTGQISGSFTTATANDLAVLLRAGALPASLDVVEERTVDASLGADSIQHGLTAGIVAATLVVAFMIVAYGLFGVFANISLILNIVLIFGALSMLGATLTLPGIAGIVLTIGMAVDANVLIYERMREEQKSGKSPLQAINAGFARAWGTIIDSHLTQLIAAVVLYFLGSGPVQGFAVTLALGILTSLFTSYTVTLYFVGMWYRARRPKTLKIQHFRFIPDGTRIPFMKISRYVIAFSIVASLLSIGSAYFKGFNLGIDFVGGTAIVIQHDGGPADVGSVREILAGLELGEVQVQGFGTPEDVLVRVQAQEGGQDADQVAVAKVREALATENYTIRSTEAVSGTVSSELAWKGTIAVVIALLAILVYIWFRFEWQFAMAAVTTTTHDIIMTIGLYSLTGLEFNLTSIAAVLTLVGLSLNETVVISDRVRENLRKHRKMPLPELIDMSINQTIVRTSLTSFTVFLALIPLVIFGGEVIRSFTIAMTFGVFVGMYSSIIVNGPILINFGLKAKSENDEDGKGKLADGSAV
- a CDS encoding Mth938-like domain-containing protein, which produces MTLPGAGHFPQQVGIDAYGNSGFRFAEMSHRGSLLCLPTGMLGWAVTTPAEITLDSLTPLIAAADDIDVLMIGLGHDITGLSPDVRAALRAHGIIVEAITTGSAVRTYNVLLAEHRAVAAALIAVDRVR
- a CDS encoding phytoene/squalene synthase family protein — its product is MSAESFAHAAEALRGGDRDRYLATLVLNGPHRDGVTALYAFNADIASIRERVSGPVPGEMRLQWWNDALEGEGHGAVRQNPVADALLDTLARYSLPNGTLLRLIGARRFDLYDDPMPDLETFEGYAGETVSTLYQLTAMILNDGETIETGDAAGHLGVAHAMIGHLRAFGPVSGQGRIMLPWSILQANGVREGEIFSGVESEGLSEALGQISELAGGHLAKAEAAIAVLPGHLKPAFAPIAVLKAQFNLLQRHSGGPFEAKPDDADWRKITRLTWWTWRNL